In Kitasatospora sp. NBC_00240, the following are encoded in one genomic region:
- a CDS encoding ABC transporter permease, with protein MPLDSTLDTGVPAAPAAAPPATRTEARERAARHRRFTVLGARVVVLALFLGLWEICARTEVVDPFNFSQPSRIWNQIWQWITHGTAQGSLGEQIAYTLYEALTGWVIGVVGGVLLGIALGRIRFLADVLGPYIKVLNAIPRIVLAPIFLIWFGLGPASKVASAVVLVFFPVFFNAFQGAREVDRNLVANARILGADNRKVTLQVVIPAATTWIFTSLHVSFGFALIGAIVGEYIGATKGLGLLVAAAQGTFNAAGVYAAMTILAVVALLTEGVLTFAEKRLFRWKPADAGDGR; from the coding sequence ATGCCGCTTGACAGTACGTTGGACACCGGGGTGCCCGCCGCCCCCGCCGCCGCGCCGCCGGCCACCCGTACCGAGGCCCGCGAACGGGCCGCCCGGCACCGGAGGTTCACCGTCCTCGGGGCCCGGGTGGTGGTGCTGGCGCTCTTCCTGGGGCTCTGGGAGATCTGCGCCCGCACCGAGGTCGTCGATCCGTTCAACTTCTCCCAGCCGTCGCGGATCTGGAACCAGATCTGGCAGTGGATCACCCACGGCACCGCGCAGGGCTCGCTCGGCGAGCAGATCGCCTACACCCTGTACGAGGCCCTGACCGGCTGGGTCATCGGCGTCGTCGGCGGGGTGCTGCTGGGCATCGCGCTCGGCCGGATCCGCTTCCTGGCGGACGTCCTCGGCCCGTACATCAAGGTGCTCAACGCGATCCCCCGGATCGTGCTCGCGCCGATCTTCCTGATCTGGTTCGGCCTCGGCCCGGCCTCCAAGGTGGCCTCCGCGGTCGTCCTGGTCTTCTTCCCGGTCTTCTTCAACGCGTTCCAGGGGGCGCGCGAGGTGGACCGCAACCTGGTCGCGAACGCCCGGATCCTGGGCGCGGACAACCGCAAGGTCACCCTGCAGGTGGTCATCCCCGCCGCCACCACCTGGATCTTCACCAGCCTGCACGTCAGCTTCGGCTTCGCGCTGATCGGCGCCATCGTCGGCGAGTACATCGGCGCCACCAAGGGTCTCGGCCTGCTGGTCGCCGCCGCCCAGGGCACCTTCAACGCGGCCGGCGTGTACGCCGCCATGACGATCCTCGCGGTGGTCGCCCTGCTCACCGAGGGCGTGCTCACCTTCGCCGAGAAACGGCTGTTCCGCTGGAAGCCGGCCGACGCCGGCGACGGCCGCTGA
- a CDS encoding cation acetate symporter, protein MSAAATVTSAVGSAAGAAAPAPAPAGEHHGLAVALFAVVVLVTLAITLWVGRRGQAAEDFFAGGRDFSPLQNGFALSGDYLSAASFLGVAGLIALYGYDGVLYSIGFLVAWLVVLMLVAELVRNAGRYTLADVLALRMRHRQVRAAAGSASIVVTLLYLIAQMVGAGSLVALLLGTDSGQAKTWTIVGVGALMIVYVTVGGMRATTWIQIVKAFLLIAGSVLLTVLVLVRFHGDLADLMRTAAEGSGAGQRYLEPGLKYGTGLTSRLDFFSLGLALVLGTAGLPHILSRFYTVPTARAARRSTMWAIGLVGAFYLMAVVLGLGATALIGSPAVRAANPAGNTAVPLLALNLGGGEGSTWGIILFALISAIAFATILAVVAGLTLASSAAFAHDLYARVWRRAGGGRPVTEQQEVRVARVAAVAIGALAIVLSLFAQQLNVAFLVGLAFAVAASANLPVLLFSLFWRRFTTRGAIWSVYGGLVPAVLLVVFSPVVSGGRTAVFPGLDFHWFPLENPGLVSIPLGFLAGWLGTLTSRELPDPDRYAELEVRALTGTGAA, encoded by the coding sequence ATGAGCGCCGCCGCCACCGTCACCTCGGCCGTCGGCTCCGCCGCCGGTGCGGCCGCCCCGGCGCCCGCTCCCGCGGGGGAGCACCACGGCCTCGCCGTCGCCCTGTTCGCGGTGGTCGTCCTGGTCACCCTGGCGATCACGTTGTGGGTCGGCCGGCGCGGCCAGGCCGCCGAGGACTTCTTCGCCGGCGGGCGGGACTTCAGCCCGCTGCAGAACGGCTTCGCGCTCTCCGGCGACTACCTCTCGGCCGCCTCCTTCCTCGGCGTCGCCGGCCTCATCGCGCTCTACGGGTACGACGGCGTGCTGTACAGCATCGGCTTCCTGGTGGCCTGGCTGGTGGTGCTGATGCTGGTCGCCGAACTGGTCCGCAACGCCGGGCGCTACACCCTCGCCGACGTGCTGGCGCTACGGATGCGCCACCGCCAGGTGCGGGCGGCGGCCGGCAGCGCCAGCATCGTGGTCACCCTGCTGTACCTGATCGCGCAGATGGTCGGCGCGGGCAGCCTGGTGGCGCTGCTGCTGGGCACGGACAGCGGGCAGGCGAAGACCTGGACGATCGTCGGGGTCGGCGCGCTGATGATCGTCTACGTGACCGTCGGCGGGATGCGGGCCACCACCTGGATCCAGATCGTCAAGGCCTTCCTGCTGATCGCCGGGTCCGTGCTGCTCACCGTCCTGGTGCTGGTCCGCTTCCACGGCGACCTGGCCGACCTGATGCGCACCGCCGCCGAGGGCAGCGGCGCCGGGCAGCGGTACCTGGAACCGGGCCTCAAGTACGGGACGGGCCTGACCAGCCGGCTCGACTTCTTCAGCCTCGGGCTGGCCCTGGTGCTCGGCACCGCGGGTCTGCCGCACATCCTGTCCCGCTTCTACACCGTGCCCACCGCCCGGGCCGCCCGGCGCTCCACGATGTGGGCGATCGGGCTGGTCGGCGCCTTCTACCTGATGGCCGTCGTGCTGGGTCTGGGCGCCACCGCCCTGATCGGCTCGCCGGCCGTGCGGGCGGCGAACCCGGCGGGCAACACCGCCGTCCCGCTGCTCGCCTTGAACCTCGGCGGTGGCGAGGGCAGCACCTGGGGGATCATCCTCTTCGCACTGATCTCCGCCATCGCGTTCGCCACCATCCTGGCCGTGGTCGCGGGGCTGACCCTGGCCTCCTCGGCGGCCTTCGCGCACGACCTGTACGCCCGGGTCTGGCGCCGGGCGGGCGGCGGGCGGCCGGTGACCGAGCAGCAGGAGGTGCGGGTGGCCAGGGTGGCGGCGGTGGCGATCGGGGCGCTGGCGATCGTGCTGAGCCTGTTCGCCCAGCAGCTGAACGTGGCCTTCCTGGTCGGCCTTGCCTTCGCCGTCGCGGCCTCGGCCAATCTGCCGGTGCTGCTGTTCAGCCTGTTCTGGCGGCGCTTCACCACCCGGGGCGCGATCTGGTCGGTGTACGGGGGGCTCGTCCCGGCGGTGCTCCTGGTGGTGTTCTCGCCGGTGGTCTCGGGCGGCCGGACGGCGGTCTTCCCCGGTCTGGACTTCCACTGGTTCCCGCTGGAGAACCCCGGCCTGGTCTCCATCCCGCTGGGTTTCCTGGCCGGCTGGCTCGGCACGCTCACCTCCCGGGAGCTGCCCGACCCCGACCGGTACGCGGAGCTGGAGGTCAGGGCGCTGACCGGCACCGGGGCGGCCTGA
- a CDS encoding sucrase ferredoxin yields MSTCATASLELSEPLAATAATATTWLLVEQAGPWGAKALTESHFDPSLGRALDAACEGTGVRVALIRRPGRHADCLPDTRREVVVAHTVPGRSWVRRTSVADPAELLALDFGGLGAGDHQGFGTEHVGGPLALVCTNGRRDRCCALLGRPLAADLAAAGHSEVWEVTHLGGHRFSPTMLVLPYGYAYGRLTPESAKEVLAATAAGHMVPELSRGCSGWDRPGQAAEHVVRELTGETRVDVLTVAQRPAGEGRWLVGVRHADGRAWEAEVTQGASGPPRPESCGKAAARPARMDVTGLRAL; encoded by the coding sequence GTGAGCACCTGTGCGACGGCGTCGCTGGAACTGTCGGAGCCGCTGGCCGCCACCGCGGCGACCGCGACCACCTGGCTGCTGGTGGAGCAGGCCGGCCCGTGGGGTGCCAAGGCACTGACCGAGAGCCACTTCGATCCCTCGCTCGGCCGGGCGCTGGACGCCGCCTGTGAGGGGACGGGTGTGCGGGTGGCGCTGATCCGGCGGCCGGGACGGCACGCGGACTGCCTGCCGGACACCCGGCGCGAGGTGGTCGTCGCACACACGGTGCCGGGCCGTTCCTGGGTGCGGCGCACCTCGGTGGCGGATCCGGCCGAGCTGCTGGCGCTGGACTTCGGCGGGCTCGGGGCGGGCGACCACCAGGGTTTCGGCACCGAGCACGTGGGTGGGCCGCTGGCCCTGGTGTGCACCAACGGGCGGCGGGACCGCTGCTGCGCGCTGCTGGGGCGGCCGCTGGCGGCGGACCTGGCGGCGGCCGGGCACAGCGAGGTCTGGGAGGTCACCCACCTGGGCGGTCACCGCTTCTCCCCCACCATGCTGGTGCTGCCGTACGGGTACGCGTACGGGCGGCTGACGCCGGAGAGCGCCAAGGAGGTGCTGGCGGCGACGGCCGCGGGGCACATGGTGCCCGAGCTGTCGCGGGGCTGCTCGGGTTGGGACCGGCCGGGCCAGGCCGCCGAGCACGTGGTGCGGGAGCTGACCGGGGAGACCCGGGTGGACGTGCTGACGGTGGCCCAGCGGCCGGCCGGCGAGGGCCGCTGGCTGGTCGGAGTACGGCACGCGGACGGCCGGGCCTGGGAGGCCGAGGTCACCCAGGGGGCGAGTGGGCCGCCGCGTCCGGAGAGCTGCGGCAAGGCGGCGGCGCGGCCGGCCCGGATGGACGTGACGGGGCTGCGGGCGCTCTGA
- a CDS encoding DNA topoisomerase IV subunit A → MARRSSPTPPPGDFEERILDVDVVDEMQGSFLEYAYSVIYSRALPDARDGLKPVHRRILYQANEMGLRPDRAHVKCARVVGEVMGRLHPHGDASIYDSVVRMAQPFSMRLPLIDGHGNFGSLGNDDPPAAMRYTESRLTAASMALVESIHEDTVDFGPNYDGSEQEPSVLPAAFPNLLVNGTSGIAVGMATNMPPHNLAEVVAAARHLIKHPTADLDTLMRFVPGPDLPTGGRIVGLSGIRDAYESGRGTFKIRATTTVENVTARRKGIVVTELPYTVGPEKVIAKIKDLVNAKKLQGIADVKDLTDRAHGLRLVIEVKNGFVPEALLEQLYKLTPMEETFGINNVALVDGQPLTLGLKELLEVYVDHRFEVVRRRSEFRRRRRQERLHLVEGLLVALVDIDEVIAIIRSSENATQAKDRLIERFSLSETQTSYILDTPLRRLTRFDRVELESEQEKLNAEIAELTGILESDTKLRGVVSAELGAVSKQFGTERRTVLLEAGSVPTAALSVPLEVADDPCRVLLSSTGLLARTADGEPLEPAESRGRHDVIVSAVPATARADVGVVTSAGRVLRLPVIDLPGLPPTPSPTLAGGAQVSEFLRLETGERAIALTTLDESSPGLALGTLQGVVKRVVPEWPANKDEFEVIALKDGDELVGAVELRTGEEDLVFITSDAQLLRYPAGQVRPQGRPAGGMAGVKLTDGARVLSFTAVDPAVDAVVVSVAGASGTLTGEAQSSWKVTPFEQYPRKGRATGGVRCQRFLRGEDALAFAWAGAAPARAATDKGAPVELPERDPRRDGSGVPVTTPIAAVAGPV, encoded by the coding sequence ATGGCCCGCCGCAGTTCGCCTACCCCGCCGCCCGGAGATTTCGAGGAGCGGATCCTCGACGTCGATGTCGTGGACGAGATGCAGGGCTCCTTCCTGGAGTACGCCTACTCGGTGATCTACTCGCGTGCGCTGCCGGACGCGCGGGACGGTCTGAAGCCGGTGCACCGGCGGATTCTGTACCAGGCCAACGAGATGGGCCTGCGTCCGGACCGCGCGCACGTGAAGTGCGCCCGCGTGGTGGGCGAGGTGATGGGCCGGCTGCACCCGCACGGCGACGCGTCCATCTACGACTCGGTCGTGCGGATGGCCCAGCCGTTCTCGATGCGGCTGCCGCTGATCGACGGGCACGGGAACTTCGGTTCGCTGGGCAACGACGACCCGCCGGCCGCGATGCGGTACACCGAGTCGCGGCTGACGGCGGCATCGATGGCGCTGGTGGAGTCGATCCACGAGGACACCGTCGACTTCGGTCCGAACTACGACGGCAGCGAGCAGGAGCCGTCGGTGCTGCCGGCCGCGTTCCCGAACCTGCTGGTGAACGGCACCTCGGGGATCGCGGTCGGGATGGCGACGAACATGCCGCCGCACAACCTGGCCGAGGTGGTGGCGGCGGCCCGGCATCTGATCAAGCATCCGACGGCGGACCTCGACACCCTGATGCGCTTCGTACCGGGCCCGGACCTGCCGACCGGCGGGCGGATCGTCGGCCTGTCGGGGATCCGGGACGCGTACGAGAGCGGCCGCGGCACCTTCAAGATCCGGGCCACCACCACGGTGGAGAACGTCACGGCCCGCCGTAAGGGCATCGTGGTGACGGAGCTGCCGTACACGGTGGGGCCGGAGAAGGTGATCGCGAAGATCAAGGACCTGGTCAACGCGAAGAAGCTGCAGGGCATCGCGGACGTCAAGGACCTGACCGACCGCGCGCACGGGCTGCGGCTGGTGATCGAGGTGAAGAACGGCTTCGTGCCGGAGGCGCTGCTGGAGCAGCTCTACAAGCTGACGCCGATGGAGGAGACCTTCGGCATCAACAACGTGGCCCTGGTGGACGGTCAGCCGTTGACGCTGGGTCTGAAGGAGCTGCTGGAGGTCTACGTCGACCACCGCTTCGAGGTGGTCCGCCGGCGCAGCGAGTTCCGGCGGCGCCGGCGCCAGGAGCGGCTGCACCTGGTCGAGGGCCTGCTGGTGGCCCTGGTGGACATCGACGAGGTCATCGCGATCATCCGGTCGAGCGAGAACGCGACGCAGGCCAAGGACCGGCTGATCGAGCGCTTCTCGCTGTCGGAGACGCAGACCTCGTACATCCTGGACACCCCGCTGCGGCGGCTGACCCGGTTCGACCGGGTGGAGCTGGAGTCGGAGCAGGAGAAGCTGAACGCGGAGATCGCGGAACTGACCGGGATCCTGGAGTCGGACACCAAGCTGCGCGGCGTGGTGTCGGCGGAGCTCGGTGCGGTGTCGAAGCAGTTCGGCACCGAGCGGCGGACGGTGCTGCTGGAGGCCGGTTCGGTGCCGACAGCGGCCCTGTCGGTGCCGTTGGAGGTGGCGGACGACCCGTGCCGGGTGCTGCTGTCGTCGACCGGTCTGCTGGCCCGGACCGCGGACGGGGAGCCGCTGGAGCCCGCGGAGTCGCGTGGCCGGCACGACGTGATCGTCTCCGCGGTGCCGGCGACGGCGCGGGCCGACGTCGGTGTGGTGACCTCGGCGGGCCGGGTGCTGCGGCTGCCGGTGATCGATCTGCCGGGGCTGCCGCCGACGCCTTCGCCGACGCTGGCGGGCGGGGCGCAGGTGTCGGAGTTCCTGCGGCTGGAGACCGGTGAGCGGGCGATCGCGCTGACCACGCTGGACGAGTCCTCGCCGGGCCTGGCGCTGGGCACGCTGCAGGGTGTGGTGAAGCGGGTGGTGCCGGAGTGGCCGGCGAACAAGGACGAGTTCGAGGTGATCGCCCTCAAGGACGGTGACGAACTGGTCGGCGCGGTGGAGCTGCGGACCGGCGAGGAGGACCTGGTCTTCATCACCTCGGACGCCCAACTGCTGCGCTACCCGGCGGGGCAGGTGCGTCCGCAGGGCCGCCCGGCCGGCGGCATGGCCGGTGTGAAGCTGACGGACGGGGCGCGGGTGCTGTCGTTCACTGCGGTGGATCCGGCGGTGGACGCGGTGGTGGTGTCGGTCGCGGGTGCGTCGGGAACGCTGACGGGCGAGGCGCAGAGCAGCTGGAAGGTCACCCCGTTCGAGCAGTACCCGCGCAAGGGCCGGGCCACCGGCGGGGTGCGCTGCCAGCGCTTCCTGCGCGGTGAGGACGCGCTGGCGTTCGCCTGGGCGGGTGCGGCGCCGGCCCGGGCGGCGACGGACAAGGGCGCGCCGGTGGAGCTGCCGGAGCGCGACCCGCGCCGGGACGGTTCGGGGGTGCCGGTGACCACGCCGATCGCGGCGGTGGCCGGGCCGGTGTAG
- a CDS encoding DUF485 domain-containing protein has product MPTEPAPAAPPAPAAQAFRTAPADAAPAPAAPTDPAPAPEAPAAPADAAEVYRAVQESAAFQEIRRSYRAFVFPAVGAFLGWYLLYVGAQAAAPALMRSRVAGPLNVAWVLGLLQFASTFLLTWLYARNARTRRDRAALELRWSTQDQLR; this is encoded by the coding sequence GTGCCCACGGAACCCGCGCCCGCTGCCCCACCGGCCCCTGCCGCCCAGGCGTTCCGGACGGCCCCCGCCGACGCCGCTCCCGCCCCCGCCGCTCCCACTGACCCCGCCCCGGCCCCCGAGGCGCCGGCCGCCCCCGCCGACGCGGCCGAGGTCTACCGCGCGGTGCAGGAGAGCGCGGCGTTCCAGGAGATCCGCAGGAGCTACCGGGCCTTCGTCTTCCCCGCCGTGGGCGCCTTCCTGGGCTGGTACCTGCTCTACGTGGGCGCCCAGGCGGCCGCTCCCGCGCTGATGCGCAGCCGGGTCGCCGGGCCGCTCAACGTGGCCTGGGTGCTGGGACTGCTCCAGTTCGCCTCCACCTTCCTGCTGACCTGGCTGTACGCCCGGAACGCCCGCACCCGGCGCGACCGAGCCGCACTGGAGCTCCGCTGGAGCACCCAGGACCAGCTCCGATGA
- a CDS encoding ABC transporter ATP-binding protein, with the protein MSEQFKPVTGGGTGPRRDGGERPAGPSTAVPAIELTNATKRFRTPSGALHTAVRDLDLTVAQGEFVAVVGPTGCGKSTALTLVSGLEEPTEGEVRVQGQPVAGISDQVGFVFQQDAVFPWRTVLSNVMAGPRFRGVPAAQARERARDWLARVGLAAFEDRYPHQLSGGMRKRVALAQTFVNDPKILLMDEPFSALDVQTRALMSDQLLDLWAGTGSSVVFVTHDLDEAIALADRVVVMTAGPATVKEVFTVDLPRPRTVEAVRLEPRFIEIYREIWASLGEEVRITRERGAGNAA; encoded by the coding sequence ATGAGCGAGCAATTCAAGCCGGTCACCGGAGGGGGCACCGGCCCCCGGCGGGACGGCGGCGAGCGGCCCGCGGGGCCGTCCACGGCCGTCCCGGCGATCGAGCTGACCAACGCGACCAAGCGGTTCAGGACGCCCTCGGGGGCTCTGCACACCGCCGTCCGCGACCTGGACCTCACGGTCGCCCAGGGTGAGTTCGTGGCCGTGGTCGGGCCGACCGGATGCGGCAAGTCCACCGCGTTGACACTGGTCAGCGGCCTGGAGGAGCCCACCGAGGGCGAGGTGCGGGTGCAGGGGCAGCCGGTCGCCGGGATCAGCGACCAGGTCGGGTTCGTGTTCCAGCAGGACGCGGTCTTTCCCTGGCGCACCGTCCTGTCGAACGTGATGGCCGGCCCGCGCTTCCGCGGGGTGCCCGCGGCGCAGGCCCGCGAACGGGCCCGCGACTGGCTGGCCCGGGTGGGTCTGGCCGCCTTCGAGGACCGCTACCCGCACCAGCTGTCCGGCGGCATGCGCAAGCGCGTCGCGCTGGCCCAGACCTTCGTCAACGACCCGAAGATCCTGCTGATGGACGAGCCGTTCTCGGCCCTCGACGTGCAGACTCGCGCGCTGATGTCGGACCAGCTGCTCGACCTGTGGGCCGGCACCGGCTCCTCGGTCGTCTTCGTCACCCACGACCTGGACGAGGCGATCGCGCTGGCCGACCGGGTGGTCGTGATGACGGCCGGCCCGGCCACCGTCAAGGAGGTCTTCACCGTCGACCTGCCGCGGCCCCGCACGGTCGAGGCGGTCCGGCTGGAGCCCCGGTTCATCGAGATCTACCGCGAAATCTGGGCGTCCCTCGGCGAAGAGGTCCGCATCACCCGGGAGAGAGGAGCGGGCAATGCCGCTTGA
- a CDS encoding sensor histidine kinase: MKRPHWPRRVFAQLLLSQTVVTVGVTAVTAGLFLAPVSSELDRDAMQRALSIAQSTAADENIALAAQDRDSVAAQRDAEQIRLATGASFVVVTDLDGIRLSHTDPARIGHRVSTDPEPALSGRSVTAIQEGTLGRTARGKVPLRLADGRIVGEVSVGISDDSIRRRMLGMVPGILLCAGAGLAAGLAATLLLARRLKRRTRNIALADISALLVEREAMLHGIREGMVALDRRGRIRLANDEAFRLLALPADCVGRPVDAVLPPGRLADVLAGRTEGADLPAVLGDRVLVVNRTTTEQDGAVVTLRDRTELESLVRELDTTRTLTEALRAQDHEHANRMHTLLGLLELGLHEQAVAFISEQSGSHAAVAAKIAEQVQDPHVAALLAGKAAVAAERGVRLAVTPGSHLPDAALDPRALVTVLGNLIDNAVDALGAPGAAAGRTVEVTALTSGSTLLLGVEDNGPGVPPDLRTRIFDEGWTSKEAPAHRPRGLGLAMVRRLVERAGGRIAVDRGPLGGARFTVELPEALHPAALAEAVVEPALEGAP, translated from the coding sequence TTGAAGCGCCCGCACTGGCCCCGCCGGGTCTTCGCCCAGCTGCTGCTGAGCCAGACCGTGGTGACCGTCGGGGTCACCGCCGTGACCGCCGGGCTGTTCCTCGCCCCGGTCAGCTCGGAGCTGGACCGCGACGCGATGCAGCGGGCCCTGTCCATCGCCCAGTCCACCGCCGCCGACGAGAACATCGCGCTGGCCGCCCAGGACCGGGACTCCGTCGCCGCCCAGCGGGACGCCGAGCAGATCCGGCTGGCCACCGGCGCCAGCTTCGTGGTGGTCACCGACCTGGACGGCATCCGGCTCTCGCACACCGACCCCGCCCGGATCGGCCACCGGGTCAGCACCGACCCGGAGCCCGCGCTGAGCGGGCGCAGCGTCACCGCGATCCAGGAGGGCACGCTGGGCCGCACGGCCCGCGGCAAGGTCCCGCTGCGGCTGGCGGACGGCCGGATCGTCGGCGAGGTGTCGGTGGGGATCAGCGACGACTCGATCCGCCGGCGGATGCTGGGCATGGTGCCCGGCATCCTGCTCTGCGCCGGCGCCGGCCTCGCCGCGGGCCTGGCCGCGACACTGCTGCTGGCCCGCCGGCTGAAGCGGCGCACCCGCAACATCGCGCTGGCCGACATCTCGGCGCTGCTGGTCGAACGGGAGGCGATGCTGCACGGCATCCGCGAGGGCATGGTGGCGCTGGACCGGCGGGGCCGGATCCGGCTGGCCAACGACGAGGCCTTCCGGTTGCTGGCGCTGCCCGCGGACTGCGTGGGGCGGCCGGTCGACGCGGTGCTGCCGCCCGGCCGGCTCGCCGACGTGCTGGCCGGGCGGACCGAGGGCGCCGACCTGCCGGCCGTGCTCGGCGACCGGGTGCTGGTGGTGAACCGCACCACCACCGAGCAGGACGGCGCGGTGGTGACCCTGCGCGACCGCACCGAGCTGGAGTCCCTGGTCCGCGAGCTGGACACCACCCGCACCCTCACCGAGGCCCTGCGCGCCCAGGACCACGAGCACGCCAACCGGATGCACACCCTGCTCGGCCTGCTGGAGCTCGGCCTGCACGAACAGGCGGTGGCGTTCATCTCGGAGCAGTCCGGCTCGCACGCCGCGGTCGCCGCGAAGATCGCCGAGCAGGTGCAGGACCCGCACGTGGCCGCGCTGCTGGCCGGCAAGGCCGCGGTGGCCGCCGAGCGCGGCGTACGGCTGGCGGTCACCCCCGGCAGCCATCTGCCGGACGCCGCCCTGGACCCGCGGGCGCTGGTCACGGTGCTCGGGAACCTGATCGACAACGCCGTCGACGCGCTCGGCGCCCCTGGCGCCGCGGCCGGCAGAACGGTCGAGGTCACCGCGCTCACGTCCGGTTCGACCCTGCTGCTGGGCGTCGAGGACAACGGCCCGGGCGTGCCCCCCGACCTGCGGACCCGGATCTTCGACGAGGGCTGGACCAGCAAGGAGGCCCCCGCGCACCGCCCGCGCGGCCTCGGCCTCGCCATGGTGCGCCGCCTGGTCGAACGGGCCGGCGGACGGATCGCGGTCGACCGGGGCCCGCTCGGCGGCGCCCGCTTCACCGTCGAACTGCCGGAGGCCCTGCACCCCGCGGCCCTCGCGGAGGCAGTCGTGGAACCAGCCCTGGAGGGAGCGCCGTGA
- a CDS encoding ABC transporter substrate-binding protein has product MRRTAVAAVAAALLASLTACANDAASTSHSGAAPAGQSVDGPKVKIMVGGLDKVIYLPAMLTQRLGHFAEAGVNVELMSEPAGVNATTALLAGDVQGAVGFYDHTIDLQAKGKSVESVVQFSQAPGEVEVVSSKQADAVKSGADFKGKKLGVTSLGSSTDFLTKYLAVKNGVAVSEFSPIAVGAGQTFIAALQQGSIDAGMTTDPTVANILAKDLGKVLYDMRTPEGSRAALGGLYPSSSLYMNTDWVEKNKDTTQKLANAFVKTLKWMSSHSPEEIAAKMPADYGQGGAEQYAAAIKATLPMFTTDGVMPADGPKTVLSVLAAFHPDVQGKESSIDLAKTYTTEFVGKAAAG; this is encoded by the coding sequence ATGCGCAGAACCGCCGTAGCCGCCGTCGCCGCCGCGCTGCTCGCCTCCCTCACCGCCTGTGCCAACGACGCCGCCTCCACCTCGCACAGCGGCGCCGCCCCGGCCGGCCAGTCGGTCGACGGGCCCAAGGTCAAGATCATGGTCGGTGGCCTGGACAAGGTCATCTACCTCCCCGCCATGCTCACCCAGCGCCTCGGCCACTTCGCCGAGGCCGGTGTCAACGTCGAGCTGATGAGCGAGCCCGCCGGCGTCAACGCCACCACCGCCCTGCTGGCCGGGGACGTCCAGGGCGCGGTCGGCTTCTACGACCACACCATCGACCTCCAGGCCAAGGGCAAGTCCGTCGAGTCGGTGGTCCAGTTCTCGCAGGCGCCCGGCGAGGTCGAGGTGGTCTCCAGCAAGCAGGCGGACGCCGTGAAGTCCGGCGCCGACTTCAAGGGCAAGAAGCTCGGCGTCACCAGCCTCGGCTCCTCCACCGACTTCCTCACCAAGTACCTGGCCGTCAAGAACGGTGTCGCCGTGAGCGAGTTCAGCCCGATCGCGGTCGGCGCCGGCCAGACCTTCATCGCCGCCCTCCAGCAGGGCAGCATCGACGCCGGCATGACCACCGACCCGACCGTCGCCAACATCCTGGCCAAGGACCTCGGCAAGGTGCTGTACGACATGCGCACCCCCGAGGGCTCCCGGGCCGCGCTCGGCGGCCTCTACCCCTCGTCCTCGCTCTACATGAACACCGACTGGGTCGAGAAGAACAAGGACACCACCCAGAAGCTCGCCAACGCCTTCGTGAAGACGCTGAAGTGGATGTCCAGCCACTCGCCCGAGGAGATCGCCGCCAAGATGCCGGCCGACTACGGCCAGGGCGGCGCCGAGCAGTACGCGGCCGCGATCAAGGCGACCCTGCCGATGTTCACCACCGACGGCGTGATGCCCGCGGACGGCCCGAAGACGGTGCTCTCGGTGCTCGCCGCCTTCCACCCGGACGTCCAGGGCAAGGAGTCCTCGATCGACCTGGCCAAGACCTACACCACCGAGTTCGTCGGCAAGGCCGCGGCCGGCTGA
- a CDS encoding response regulator, which yields MIDVLVVDDDFRVADVHAAYAAKVPGFRVVGTAHSAGEALAALERRPVDLLLLDHHLPDRTGLELVRSMRERQIGCDVMMVTAARDVSTVHAAMQHGALQYLVKPFTFAGLREKLVAYADLRHALAGPAAREACQDEVDRMFATLRSAASPMATLPKGHSAPTTDLVLGELRRAGRPLSAQEVADATGLSRSTAQRYLKQLERDSRLRLSLRYGDTGRPEHRYVLPAERR from the coding sequence GTGATCGACGTCCTGGTGGTGGACGACGACTTCCGGGTCGCCGACGTGCACGCCGCGTACGCGGCCAAGGTGCCCGGGTTCCGGGTGGTCGGCACCGCGCACAGCGCGGGCGAGGCGCTGGCCGCGCTGGAGCGCCGGCCGGTGGACCTCCTGCTGCTCGACCACCACCTGCCCGACCGGACCGGCCTCGAACTGGTCCGCAGCATGCGCGAGCGGCAGATCGGCTGCGACGTCATGATGGTCACCGCCGCCCGCGACGTCTCGACCGTGCACGCCGCCATGCAGCACGGCGCGCTGCAGTACCTGGTCAAGCCGTTCACCTTCGCCGGGCTGCGCGAGAAGCTCGTCGCCTACGCCGACCTGCGGCACGCCCTGGCAGGACCGGCCGCCCGGGAGGCCTGCCAGGACGAGGTCGACCGGATGTTCGCCACCCTGCGCAGCGCCGCCTCGCCGATGGCGACGCTGCCCAAGGGGCACTCCGCGCCGACCACCGACCTGGTGCTCGGGGAGCTGCGCCGGGCCGGGCGCCCGCTCTCCGCCCAGGAGGTCGCGGACGCCACCGGCCTCAGCCGCTCCACCGCCCAGCGCTACCTCAAGCAGCTGGAGCGCGACAGCCGGCTGCGGCTGAGCCTGCGCTACGGCGACACCGGCCGGCCCGAGCACCGGTACGTGCTGCCCGCCGAGCGCCGCTGA